A region of the Dreissena polymorpha isolate Duluth1 chromosome 6, UMN_Dpol_1.0, whole genome shotgun sequence genome:
TTCTACGACACCGCAGACATTTTGACTGAGCTTTTAAGGCGCGGTTTTCGCTAAGGAGTTGTTCTCGTATATCATCTGAGCGCCTGTCTAAAATATGTGATataaatcaaatatcaaataaagATAAGCGTATTTCTTGTTAGTTGCAAAATCTGTTGCAATTGAGTAATTTTATACATTACGGTTTCAGAGATGTTTATTTAAACAAGGACTTACTTGAGGCCTCCTGTACTGTTGATTCTGCTTTCTGCGGGAGTGTCGCTTTTTCACGTCTAGCGTTCGGTACAGTTACTGGTGCCTCGGCCGTACTGCTATATGCAAAACTGCCCGCAGGGATGGTACTTCTTGCTCGTTGGACTGGTAAACTAGTGAACTGAGATACCCCAGCCGTCTGACTAGCAGTAACAGGCAACTCGCTTGTAGATCGGCTCGTGGTAGTGTCGTCCGCGTACCCAAAGGCACCATTTTGTGGATTACTTGCAGGCTCTGTAGTGTTAGATCGTGGTGTCGTGGACGATGGTGCAACTTCCGCGCTAGCTTCAGGGCCGTTATCTGGTCGTCTTATTTCCGGCTGGTCATCCAAATCATCTAGTGAGTGAAGTATTCGGTTCAGTCGTGAATTGGAACTCTCGTTTCTGTCGTTTGTGACAGGTTCATTGACCTCTGAATTGCGTACCAAGAAAGGGCAGCTAGGGGACACAAGTCCATGAGCGCGCAAAGGGTTGTCCCTTTCGTTCCAGTTACTAATGCGTTTGGCGCAGCAATAGCAGATGACCTCATCACCTTGACTAGCGTAATAGAAACCGGCCTTTGCAAGCCTTAGACACGACGGTTTCCCGTGCGTTGGGTAAGTTCTAAATGTACAAAGGCGCAGAAGTTCGTGACGCATACTCTCTTTTGGATGCACGCTTCTTCCTTCAGCAAGTCGGTTAATGATGTTTatcactgggcttaatgcaggagACAACCAGAATGATGTTGAGAATCCATGAATGAAGTCGATTGTTGGTAACCAGACATTTCTGCGTAACCTAGCAAGAATATCTTTCTTAAAACTCCcatgtttttctttaaacttatcatcagcatcatttttaCCGGCTTCTTGAGATAGTGATTTACAAGCAGAAGATAACTTGGTAAAGGAGCCTTGTTCCTTGCATGCATACAATGGTTGAATTGCACGTTGACTCGATGCCTCAACAGAAAACTTTCCGGGAATATCCAAATCACATACACTGCCATTTATGACGCGGTTTGCTTGGATATGTCGTGACAACCGGCGAATTATTAATTGCATCACAAACAAGACAATACATATTTGACACAAACACGCAAAACGCAGGAATACAACATTTACCAGCCTGCAAAAaagatatatgtttaaatgtagaTCTGTTATTCTTGGAAAGACGAGACGATCGTAAGCAAAGATACACCGTAAAATTGTAAACACATTATTAAGAAATGTCTGCGAAAACACTGCACGTTTTGTTTTGACACGCGTGTTTGCagttgttgttgattttaacaCTGTGACGTTATCAAGATCGCGTAAAGTTGACTTTATATCTTGACTGGCTCTACGTACACTTAATTCTTGTATACGAAATTTTGGTCTCAAATTATAACAGATTTtgcattttgttgaaatattgcTAATTTTTAACCATATTAACTTTCTGTGAAAGCCTTTAGTCCGTCTGATGATCTTATTGGATCCACGTTTATCATTACTATTAAAATTCATATAGTGTTTTGTTTGCAATTTGCAGAGTTCTCGTGTTGTTCCAATCCACTTGACAAAAGCTCTTTTATTTGGCAGTCGTTTAGTTCTAATCGACGTGCATTTTACTTCAAATGTTTTCGATAATGAAGAATTACATAACTCTATAGCTTGTGACGTCCATTGAGATGCGTGACGTACAATATATTGATACAACTCTTCATCGTTGTCTTGTATATCTGATGGATCTCCGTGCGTAGTCTGTTTAGTGCCCGAGGTTAGGAAAAAAGATTGCTACAAAACAATCACATTTTGTTGAGAtaacaaatcatttaaataagttttcagttttattgaaaacaacaaaacaacaaaaagtaTTTGATGTAATCATTTTTAAAACTACTAAGCTACCATAAGATATTATTGACTCAAAAAGGCAATTACAAGGACAATAACAAAGCATCCCCATAAATCATGTGTTGAAATCTTGTCATCAAGCTCTATTCACGATTTTTTAGAAGAAAGAAGTGGGTATATGTTCCCACTTCTAGAGGAATTTTAGTGATTGATGTATTTATATGTAcagttatttattatatttccGTTGATTATCTAATGACTGtattacatattattatatatattgtagACACCTACGGCTACTATTGATCAGTTTCAGAAATGTGGGCATGCGTCAAAAATATAAAGCAAACACGCCGCACATATTCACAGATTTCAGAGAAATACTGAAAGAATCATATTGCAGAGCATCCATTAAAATAATATCAACACAATGTTAGAATCATAGTAGAAAATtttaggaacgccaataattattctcttttaaaatgaattgaaaataaatatcatacTTACGTTCTTTATTTCAAATCCTTCCTTCGCGCACGTACAACCAGAACAATTGTCACACTGCAGTTTATCATGTGACCTTTCAAAGTGAAAGCGTGAAGGTAGGATTGAAAACAGCCGTGCTTTAAAACTCTGTAAAATAACAGCGACTAATTACAGAGAAACTGATTGTTCCAgattaagaaatatatataaatgtttatagcTGAAAAGCGCATGTTCAAAATGCAAAAACATGCTGGTGTAAAGCAATTAATAAACTAACTTTCATACAGAATActcatgtttaatttattattaaaggtGGGAACATAACCATTACAAGAAATCTACGAATATAGTTGAAAGCTAAGCTTAACCTTGTGTATTTCTGACGGCATAAACGTAATTGACATAATTTGGGCATTAAGCAAGACACATAATTgttgaatacatatttttatagtaaatatGTTATATACCACTGTCGTTTTACTTCATACTAACATAACacaagtaaaatgtaatataatatgtatacaaatataaatggttttgatgtaaacaataaaataacattacttACTATTCCAATCGCTATcattttttgcaagtaaaataGACGCGAATGACTTTCCAAATTAAATGACCTTCCTTCAGATATAAATTTCGTCAACTGTATGTGAAATTCCACAATCTGATTGAGCTGAAAATATAAAGTATGAAACGCATAAATAATAATAGTGTGCTATTCCCAGAATATGACCAGACATTTTTAAATTAGAACTTTGGTCTCATATATTGATAGAAATGTATTCGTGTATCATGTGAGCTAAAATTACACGAGATTAAGAACATTAAATAGAAGAAAACACGATATTTAGAACATTAAATAGAAGAAAACACGAGATTAAGAACATTAAATAGAAGACACAACTGTCAAACAGCGGGGTAAGTACATTCAGGAATGTTAAAGGACGTTTGAATACGATAAGCTTATATGTATCTTTGGAATcccaaaagtttaattataaaatgGGTCGGCGACTACCAAACAATATTTTTCGTGATACCCCCACACTGTAGCCATTTACTTTAAACGTTAGATATCCATTGCGTATATTATTGCTATTTGCCATCGAAACGAAACATACGACTCCGAATtttacttataaaaacatgtaatttactgataatctataaaatatacaaatataataaatacgTTAAATTGTATTGCTTGGGTAATTTAACGAGACTATTTTCCCGTTCTTTCATTTGTTGTTAATTTACTGTAACTGACTTTTGCACAGTAGATTTTGGGTCATACCGAGATACGTGTTCATTTAAAAAACAGTTGAATATTAAACGATATAAATATAGAAACATGCCAAAAATCAATATGCGTATACGGAATGCGGGTTTATTCATCGTGAAAATATGCGATGTGAAAACTGAATCTTGTATTCAACACTTGTAACACCCGTTTACATCAGTATGATAATTATTCAACATCGCCGTGCTGGATTATTTAAATATCtaacatatttctttaaaaaggtGCATCTTGTACATATTGACCATTCCTTATATatcaattatattaattttcaaatttattagtttaaattgCCAATACACCAATGTGAGGATTGATCTTTTAAAATCCGCAGCTATAAATTTCGTTATTTTATTGCTCACTACAATAACATACCCTTACTTAGCCACAGTCCGATTCGTATTTATATGCAAACAGGTAATCACGGTCCTtttcaatcaataaaatattatacCATAATTATTGTTCATTATGCCATTGTGACTTATATATACGTTCTTAAAACCAACTTAATTAAATACTTTAGCAAGTTCTTAAAAGATATAGCACAAATACGTAAACTATTTTGATCAAACGATAACATAACTTGACTGCATATTAATTTGAAGGATTGAACTGCTTTATTAACATGTATTGTCGTTTTAAATATATGACGGGTAATTAATGTTTGAATGAAATATTAACTAGGTTGCATATAATACCGCCATCCTGATTGGCCTGCTATTTAAGTTGTTTATTTGTCGTTGCAGACAAATATGAACTGTAcgcgacacttgtgtgcagtcagtatacaatacaataattgtttcactaatgaaggaactgaaacagcgttaTGGTaatgatacagcgtgtttgaattatattttattaagaggaaatatCAATGACAagtaattcgcgagataccccggtaatttagttgaaattcacaacgaaacttttaatggaaattaaaattaatgatctcaatgttgtacccgctatgaaatgtttatttacaaataaatacacccacgccaattttcgcgcgctttttatcaggacaagaaattcatttaattcaCGTGCACTATGTATATGTGGCTAGAATTCGTATATAACTTCATGCTTGTGTTGCATACGAAATAAGGGGATATTTCCATGTGTAATTTAGCATTCGTTTTATGGTATAGAATACTATTATGAAGATATTGCACACGGCGACACTGAATTATTACATAAAAAGTATAATTTCCAGAGataacatgaaaatgaaaaagataAGCGTGCACATCATGTGCGAAGTAAGTTTAGAGCTTAAATTCATTGTCCAAAAAGAACTACTGCCGATTCTTTCATAAGGAATGGATTCTGTCACAGGAAAGTCAGAAGAATTAATATTATTTACCACATATTCCAGCCAGTTGGCACATATGGTGAAACATATCGGCAGTTCTAGCAAATTCACAATGGCGCAGCGCTTTACATCTAAGAAGAGGCTGCAAAAagatatcaaaatgtttgttaagATTACATCATTGACAGTACGGTGCATCGGAGATACACATgtaattgcaaaatataaaataatagtcTCAATAAGATTGTTCTACTTCTAATACAATGTGCATTCAAGTTATATACAACTATAGGTATTTATTTTGCGGATTTCAACGTACCTACCTAATTTAAACTCGCTACAAAAGCTAAATCCACAATCAAAGTATGCGATTTATAAGATTTTGTACATAATACAAATCACGATTATAAATGTAATCATACCGTTTTATATACACCAGATATTGCACGTACgtttttttaaaagatttttacgTTGTTATTGTCATAGGTTTTGAATGACAGTTAACTGTTCAGACTGCCAACTATAACGAAATATTAAGGGCTCCTAAAAATTAGATTGACCAAGTGGATTTTCTAAAGTAATGAGTTGTCTTCAAAACTAGTAaatgcacatttttgttttatgattgtAGAATATCTTTACCAACCAATGCCGATTTGAAAGGTAaggttaattatatattttgaatatgtgtCGTTTGCCAAACTTGTTTTAAGTTAACGAAAAGCATCATCGGAATGGTTAATTATGATCATACATGTTTACGAGAGGAATAAAAAGAAAAGAACGTTTCCCTTACTAAGGCTCGAATCCAGACATCCTAGATAAAATGCTTAACCATCAACAAGGCGCCCAAGACAAgtctttttatatttaattaattgaatAATTTATATAAGTGTACGTGTCGTCAACTTACTAAGCGAAACCACGAACGTTCTTAATTATTCTGGGCATCGTTTAGCGTTACAAACGCTATATAACTTAATCGATTTCGACTGATCGGTTATTAAGAGAAACATTTCGTTTGTTATGAAAATTTACCCGTTTGAGTAAAattgtattgtgtgtttttgtatGGGACGCTGAGGTGTACATAGTTTATCAAACTTATGGTATATATCTGAAATATATTTCGTTGTCCCGGaaaaaacacatcatttttttcataattaaagtATACTGTGAGCTTTCTTATTACCCAGCTTCTTATGGTATACCATACCTGTTCTTTGATGACTCTAATAAAGATCCCACACCACTCAGCAGTATCCACATGACACAGAGTATTACAGCCAGGATCCCAGTGAGAAGGCGATGATCTTTTAATATTTTTCGACTTCTTGGAAATGATGAGTGTTTTCTGAGTTTCAAGGAAACTGATAAATATTAATTACGTGAACATTCATTTGTACACAACATCTTACATAATTGCTGTTTTTGAATGCACTCTCATTAAAACGAATTTCAACATATTTCTGTAGCAACATTTAGTAGTCGTTTTAAATATACGTTTTCATGTGTTGCTTTTCATTCTATTATGTTTCTTTTCGTTATTTTAAGCAAAGCATTTTATGAGTAAATCAACTTCATAAATTTAAAAAGATAACATAACAAAAAGAACAATGCTTCATATGTACGGTAATACTcacttgaaataaatattttttaaactgaacaTGATAAAGATAATGTTTTGAAACAACATGGATATTACGTATACCCCAATATCTAAATGCCGAATCCGAgttatataatacaatatcatGTGAGTAATATACCACAAAGAATGAGTCATTAATCATACGAAATGAGAAAACTTATAGTAAATAGTACAGTATATATGCTTATAGCGATACGTAACGGTATGAACGAAATACAAACAGACTTATATTTatacaacattccgttttaaaccaGGCATTCGCGACGATGGTACGGTATGATAATTCACGCGATTAAACGCTGTTTTCTGTACCAGGTATACAATAACAAAtgcatattaataaaaaataaaaaatgtatacataccAAAGCTCGTTTGCCGATTATGCCGTATCTTTAAatatcatcaagaaaaaaacGACAGAAATACGATTTTCCTGTTTAACAATCACTAGTAAAAAgtatcaaaaatataaatatttattattttatataatataaattattattttatttatattaaatccAACATATTGTAAACCGCCAGTATCAACCTATCTTCATCAGATGATCTTTATTTGTGGACATACCACATAGGTATAAATATTATTAGTATGGAATCCCAGTTTAACTGAACCGCCTTTATTTATAGAATACATTATTCAGTAGGGTGTGGAGAGTGATCGATACGCATGGTGAGTAAGTGACGTAAGTTGCAACATCCAACATATCGGTTTAAAATCAAAGTCGAATTTAAAGAGCAAATGAAATGTCGCACTGTTACGAACAAATTAATGTCGTGAATATTCGAAATAAGTTTAAAGAAAATCTTCATATGATCATGATATAAAGACATGAGGCGAGACTGGTCGTATCGTATTATCCATGTTAATATAACCAACTATAATACGTTTGTTCTATGAAAAAATTCTACCGTTCTAAGTGTCAAGCCTACAATGAATGACAGGCCTATTGCAAAAGTGCAGGCCTATTTTGAATGTGCACTGTAAGAGTGCAGACCTATTGTAAAAGTGCCAAGTGTATTTCATTTTATCGGATGATTGTGTCTTCCGATTTTTCTTCATTTATCGTACGTTTCTTTGGAGCAATATCTTTTATCTGTGAGTTTTATTATCTCGCTTCTAATCCAGATAAAATAGCTCCGCAATTTTTTGCTAATTTTAAGTCGATAAATTCTCCATTTGTCATCAAAAGTAGGATAACTTTCTCACAATGTTTCTAGAATTGAATTTAAGTTAATTGACtcaatcctcctcctcctcctcctcctccttctcctccttctcctcctcatcatcattatcatcatcctcatcctccccTTCTCCTCCTCACaattctcctcctcctcctcctcctcgtcatcgtcttcatcatcatcatcatcatcatcatcatcatcatcatcatcatcatcatcatcatcatcatcatcatcatcatcatcatcatcatcatcatcat
Encoded here:
- the LOC127836496 gene encoding uncharacterized protein LOC127836496; the encoded protein is MWILLSGVGSLLESSKNSLFLDVKRCAIVNLLELPICFTICANWLEYVLNQIVEFHIQLTKFISEGRSFNLESHSRLFYLQKMIAIGISFKARLFSILPSRFHFERSHDKLQCDNCSGCTCAKEGFEIKNQSFFLTSGTKQTTHGDPSDIQDNDEELYQYIVRHASQWTSQAIELCNSSLSKTFEVKCTSIRTKRLPNKRAFVKWIGTTRELCKLQTKHYMNFNSNDKRGSNKIIRRTKGFHRKLIWLKISNISTKCKICYNLRPKFRIQELSVRRASQDIKSTLRDLDNVTVLKSTTTANTRVKTKRAVFSQTFLNNVFTILRCIFAYDRLVFPRITDLHLNIYLFCRLVNVVFLRFACLCQICIVLFVMQLIIRRLSRHIQANRVINGSVCDLDIPGKFSVEASSQRAIQPLYACKEQGSFTKLSSACKSLSQEAGKNDADDKFKEKHGSFKKDILARLRRNVWLPTIDFIHGFSTSFWLSPALSPVINIINRLAEGRSVHPKESMRHELLRLCTFRTYPTHGKPSCLRLAKAGFYYASQGDEVICYCCAKRISNWNERDNPLRAHGLVSPSCPFLVRNSEVNEPVTNDRNESSNSRLNRILHSLDDLDDQPEIRRPDNGPEASAEVAPSSTTPRSNTTEPASNPQNGAFGYADDTTTSRSTSELPVTASQTAGVSQFTSLPVQRARSTIPAGSFAYSSTAEAPVTVPNARREKATLPQKAESTVQEASNRRSDDIREQLLSENRALKAQSKCLRCRRNDVCIAFLPCGHLVSCEACSTDPSSRKCFSCDAAVKAKIKAFIA